The following proteins are co-located in the Paludibaculum fermentans genome:
- a CDS encoding radical SAM protein: protein MSSAPDKPLDSAGFGSDPAQLEALLAQSRQAKFSQFGNTVFPVSPLYVTSICKEKCTYCNYRAGSSDPGLKRVRLSDDDLAREVEFLVETEGLRAVELVYASDPLLTHADIVRHIALTRRIVERHGGHTVGLSAEPMSVDEYRALKDVGLTFSVVWQETYDPVRYAELHPGTHIKSDFGYRLDSFDRMIQAELEGVGYGVLSGLADWRRDWSMLLRHQQWLRDTYGRGCNILGVPRLKAAPGSTFREFSYAPTDDEFLALLALHNVRFPDVRPFVSTREEFALCLRMAEGGGCLFTLDCSTVPGGYTLPNHGAQFVTGNYAAPRFAPLVEATGLKLDWYWNSHLAEMELARKA, encoded by the coding sequence GTGTCCTCAGCCCCCGACAAACCGCTGGACAGTGCTGGGTTTGGCTCCGACCCGGCGCAGTTGGAGGCCCTGCTGGCCCAGAGCCGCCAGGCCAAGTTTTCGCAGTTTGGAAACACTGTCTTCCCGGTCTCGCCGTTGTATGTCACCAGCATCTGCAAGGAGAAGTGCACCTACTGCAACTACCGGGCGGGCAGCAGCGATCCGGGCCTGAAGCGCGTGCGGCTGTCCGATGACGACCTGGCGCGGGAAGTGGAGTTCCTGGTGGAGACCGAGGGGCTGCGCGCGGTGGAACTGGTCTATGCGAGCGACCCCCTGCTGACGCACGCCGACATCGTGCGGCATATTGCGTTGACGCGGAGGATTGTCGAGCGGCATGGAGGGCACACGGTGGGCCTGAGCGCGGAGCCGATGAGCGTCGACGAGTACCGGGCGCTGAAGGACGTGGGCCTCACGTTTTCAGTGGTTTGGCAGGAGACCTACGATCCCGTGCGGTATGCTGAGCTGCATCCCGGGACGCACATCAAGTCCGATTTCGGGTACCGGCTGGACAGTTTTGACCGGATGATCCAGGCGGAGCTGGAAGGCGTGGGGTACGGGGTATTGAGCGGCCTGGCGGACTGGCGGCGCGACTGGTCGATGCTGCTGCGGCATCAGCAATGGCTGCGGGACACCTATGGGCGCGGCTGCAACATCCTGGGCGTGCCGCGGCTGAAGGCCGCTCCGGGCTCCACTTTCCGGGAGTTCTCCTACGCTCCGACGGACGATGAGTTTCTCGCGCTGCTCGCGCTGCACAATGTGCGTTTCCCGGATGTTCGCCCCTTTGTGAGCACCCGCGAGGAGTTTGCCCTGTGCCTGCGGATGGCTGAGGGCGGCGGCTGCCTGTTCACGCTGGACTGTTCCACCGTGCCGGGCGGCTATACGCTGCCGAATCATGGGGCCCAGTTTGTCACGGGGAATTATGCCGCTCCGCGCTTTGCGCCGCTGGTGGAGGCTACGGGGCTGAAGTTGGACTGGTACTGGAATTCGCACCTGGCCGAGATGGAACTGGCGCGCAAGGCCTGA
- a CDS encoding Gfo/Idh/MocA family protein, with the protein MYDPSQTNRRAFLRQAAAGLTAPFFIPNLLSAPRDGLRLASFGAANMAFATLDGIATHPKVKLVCVAEVDSALLGGVKKKYPDAKVYVDWREMLDKEHKNLDAVCVGTPDHMHAPMAVSSMQHGLHVYGQKPLAHDLYEVRKMTEMARKKKLVTQMGIQIHSATEYKTAVQLIQGGTIGKVKEVYAWSGKKWGDPEPRPDRTDQVPSTLNWDQWLGVSAERPYLKGYYHPGEWRKRIDFGTATFGDMGCHIYDPIFSALQLTSPISVRSEGAAPNAHNWSVNAVIHYVFPGTRFTSDKTVNVTWYDGDERPPREIQAMVGGQRLPGTGCIFIGTNGVMLLPHIKMPLLFPQAQFKDFQMTKVEGVDHYHEWVDAILGKGSTSTPFSYSGPLTEAVLLGPLATFFPKTTLEWNAKKLKFKNSPEANGHVRRAYRAGWKVKGLS; encoded by the coding sequence ATGTACGATCCCTCACAGACCAACCGGCGAGCCTTCCTGCGCCAGGCCGCTGCCGGCTTAACGGCTCCATTTTTCATCCCTAACCTCCTTTCCGCTCCGCGCGACGGCCTCCGCCTGGCCAGTTTCGGAGCGGCCAACATGGCTTTCGCCACTCTGGATGGCATAGCCACGCACCCCAAGGTCAAACTCGTCTGTGTTGCCGAGGTGGATTCCGCCCTTCTGGGCGGCGTGAAGAAGAAGTATCCCGATGCCAAGGTCTATGTGGACTGGCGCGAGATGCTCGACAAAGAGCACAAGAACCTGGACGCCGTCTGCGTCGGCACGCCCGACCACATGCATGCGCCCATGGCCGTCAGCTCCATGCAGCACGGCTTGCATGTCTACGGGCAGAAGCCGCTGGCCCACGACCTCTATGAAGTCCGCAAGATGACCGAAATGGCGCGCAAGAAGAAACTGGTGACCCAAATGGGCATCCAGATTCACTCCGCCACCGAATACAAAACGGCCGTGCAACTGATCCAGGGCGGCACCATCGGCAAGGTCAAGGAAGTCTACGCCTGGAGCGGCAAGAAGTGGGGCGATCCCGAGCCCCGGCCCGACCGCACCGATCAGGTTCCATCCACGCTGAATTGGGATCAGTGGCTCGGCGTGTCGGCCGAACGCCCCTATCTGAAGGGCTACTACCATCCCGGCGAGTGGCGCAAACGCATCGATTTCGGCACCGCCACCTTCGGCGACATGGGCTGCCATATCTACGACCCCATCTTCTCGGCCCTGCAACTGACGTCGCCCATCTCCGTCCGGTCGGAAGGCGCGGCGCCCAACGCCCACAACTGGTCCGTCAACGCGGTCATCCACTACGTCTTCCCGGGGACCCGCTTTACCAGCGACAAGACCGTCAACGTGACGTGGTACGACGGCGACGAACGTCCTCCGCGGGAGATTCAGGCCATGGTCGGCGGCCAGCGGCTGCCCGGCACCGGCTGTATCTTCATCGGGACCAACGGCGTGATGCTGCTGCCGCACATCAAGATGCCTCTGCTGTTCCCGCAGGCTCAGTTCAAAGACTTCCAGATGACCAAGGTCGAGGGCGTGGATCACTACCACGAGTGGGTGGACGCGATCCTCGGCAAGGGCAGCACCTCGACGCCCTTCAGTTACTCCGGACCTCTCACCGAAGCGGTCCTGCTCGGTCCCCTGGCCACGTTCTTCCCCAAGACGACGCTGGAGTGGAATGCGAAGAAGCTGAAGTTCAAGAACTCCCCCGAGGCGAATGGCCATGTGCGGCGGGCCTATCGCGCGGGTTGGAAAGTGAAGGGCCTCAGCTAA
- a CDS encoding class I SAM-dependent methyltransferase — translation MEAKPKPVRRRLLTRNRMGWAAIEVHNVSALFVEECRSGSIGGADAPVLDLGAAYGLVGLAALQAGAWVILNDLDQRHLDEAEASARPEDRHRLTLRAGHFPRVIHFPDQSLSAVHACNVLHFLSGRELERGLRAIARWLKPGGRLFAQVVTPYLAPFQLFRTEYERRLQEGVRWPGWIPKVSVYSQHRKLGQMPPAVHLLDDQILARAATNSGLIVERSWMFQPADLPPDLTLDGREAAGLIARAPGV, via the coding sequence ATGGAAGCGAAGCCCAAACCGGTCCGGCGCCGCCTGCTCACCCGCAATCGAATGGGCTGGGCGGCGATCGAAGTGCACAATGTGAGCGCCCTGTTTGTGGAGGAGTGCCGCAGCGGTTCGATCGGCGGGGCGGACGCGCCGGTGCTGGACCTGGGCGCGGCGTACGGACTGGTGGGTCTCGCGGCGTTGCAGGCCGGCGCGTGGGTGATCCTGAACGATCTGGACCAGCGTCATCTCGACGAAGCGGAAGCGTCAGCCCGGCCGGAAGACCGGCACCGGTTAACCCTGCGGGCGGGCCACTTTCCCCGCGTCATCCACTTCCCGGATCAAAGCCTGAGCGCCGTGCATGCCTGCAACGTCCTGCATTTTCTGAGTGGGCGCGAACTGGAGCGCGGCCTGCGGGCCATTGCCCGCTGGCTGAAACCAGGCGGCCGGCTTTTCGCTCAAGTCGTGACGCCCTACCTGGCGCCGTTCCAATTGTTCCGGACGGAGTATGAGAGGCGGCTGCAGGAGGGGGTAAGGTGGCCGGGCTGGATTCCCAAGGTGAGCGTCTACTCCCAGCACCGTAAACTGGGCCAGATGCCACCCGCGGTCCACCTGCTGGACGATCAGATTCTGGCGCGCGCGGCCACGAATTCCGGCCTGATCGTGGAGCGCTCCTGGATGTTCCAACCCGCTGACCTCCCGCCCGACCTCACTTTGGACGGGCGGGAAGCCGCTGGCCTGATTGCCCGAGCTCCGGGCGTTTAG
- a CDS encoding TIGR02444 family protein, which yields MDRRQTLVGHAVRALCALPPAPVKHDAPAFLQFCLRLYSHAGMREVCLHLQNSAGANVNCLLLAAWAARAGYSIDSALWADLQQHTATIRETAVQPIRALRKQISKEPRLNEDLRGPIKRLLLYAELRAEQAEEHALHNRMAGLAARAPAGEALFRQNLDALAIDAPQVESFYHLTLESGLLNPRS from the coding sequence TTGGACCGCCGTCAGACGCTCGTGGGGCATGCCGTTCGAGCCCTTTGCGCCCTGCCGCCAGCACCCGTGAAACACGACGCGCCCGCCTTCCTGCAGTTCTGCCTCCGGCTCTACTCCCACGCCGGCATGCGCGAGGTCTGCCTCCACCTGCAGAACTCCGCCGGAGCCAACGTCAACTGCCTCCTGCTGGCTGCCTGGGCCGCTCGCGCCGGCTACTCCATCGACTCCGCCCTTTGGGCCGACCTCCAGCAGCACACCGCCACCATTCGCGAAACCGCCGTTCAGCCCATCCGCGCCCTGCGCAAGCAGATCAGCAAGGAGCCCCGGCTGAACGAAGACCTGCGCGGTCCCATCAAGCGCCTCCTGCTCTACGCCGAACTACGGGCCGAACAGGCCGAGGAACACGCCTTGCACAACCGCATGGCCGGCCTCGCTGCCCGCGCTCCGGCCGGCGAGGCGCTGTTCCGCCAGAACTTGGACGCCCTCGCCATCGACGCACCCCAGGTAGAGTCGTTCTACCACCTCACCCTCGAATCCGGCCTGCTGAACCCGCGCTCCTGA
- the murI gene encoding glutamate racemase produces the protein MQLPRFAPVPPAHRPGVRRRIGVFDSGVGGLTVLKAMRRTMPQADFLYVGDTARVPYGRKPSSMVAGFAREIAAFLLAQNVEAIVVACNTATAAALPALAEELPVPVWGVIEPGVRAAFEASKTGSVGVIGTRGAIASGAYQRRLEALGLRVWARACPMFVHLVEENLSDSEEAALLTRHYFADRPEIDTLILGCTHYPVLRPIIEQTLGPSVNVISSAQAVAATVAAAIGDIEDPELPGIGGILHLVTGDVIAYQHTAQTIGGVDGEVRPIHVETLAEAEPLPVRP, from the coding sequence ATGCAACTCCCTCGCTTCGCGCCTGTTCCTCCCGCCCACCGGCCCGGCGTCCGCCGCCGGATCGGCGTTTTCGACTCCGGGGTCGGCGGCCTCACCGTGCTGAAGGCCATGCGCCGGACGATGCCGCAGGCCGACTTTCTCTATGTCGGCGATACCGCTCGCGTGCCTTATGGCCGCAAGCCGAGCTCCATGGTCGCTGGATTCGCCCGCGAGATCGCGGCCTTCCTGCTGGCCCAGAATGTCGAGGCCATCGTCGTCGCCTGCAATACTGCCACTGCCGCGGCGCTGCCGGCGTTGGCCGAGGAGCTGCCGGTACCCGTGTGGGGCGTGATCGAGCCCGGTGTCCGCGCGGCGTTTGAGGCTTCGAAGACGGGCTCGGTGGGCGTGATCGGGACGCGCGGCGCGATCGCCAGCGGAGCGTACCAGCGCCGTCTGGAAGCACTGGGGCTGCGCGTGTGGGCCCGCGCCTGCCCCATGTTCGTCCACCTGGTGGAAGAGAACCTGTCCGATTCCGAGGAAGCCGCGCTGCTCACGCGCCACTACTTCGCCGACCGGCCGGAGATCGATACGCTCATCCTCGGCTGTACCCACTACCCGGTGCTGCGGCCGATCATTGAGCAAACGCTGGGCCCGTCGGTAAATGTGATCTCCAGCGCACAGGCGGTGGCCGCCACGGTCGCCGCGGCGATCGGGGATATCGAGGATCCGGAACTGCCGGGCATCGGGGGGATCCTGCATTTGGTCACGGGCGACGTGATCGCGTACCAGCACACGGCGCAGACGATTGGCGGGGTGGACGGTGAAGTCCGACCGATCCACGTGGAGACCCTGGCCGAGGCGGAACCGCTGCCCGTCAGGCCCTGA